A stretch of Peteryoungia algae DNA encodes these proteins:
- a CDS encoding ion transporter codes for MRDKLKKILSSNAWERVIITVILINSVTLGLETSPAVMQVMGPLLLAVDRIILTIFVAEIAARLYTFRFGFFRDPWSIFDFAIVAIALIPASGPFQVLRALRVLRVLRLISIVPSLRRVIGGLIAALPGMGSIIILLFMLFYVSAVMATKLYGATFPDWFGSLGASTYSLFQIMTLESWSMGIVRPVMEVHPYAWLFFVPFILLSTYSVLNLFIGVIVSAMQEQSMADTDADLKTLHIDNADLLREMQALRSEIAALRTERPANGA; via the coding sequence ATGCGCGACAAGCTGAAGAAGATCCTCTCCTCGAACGCGTGGGAGCGGGTAATCATCACGGTCATCCTGATCAATTCCGTGACGCTCGGTCTCGAGACATCCCCCGCCGTCATGCAGGTCATGGGACCGCTACTGCTCGCAGTCGACCGTATCATTCTGACGATCTTCGTCGCGGAGATCGCCGCGCGTCTCTACACCTTCCGCTTCGGCTTCTTCCGCGACCCGTGGAGCATTTTCGACTTCGCCATCGTCGCAATCGCACTCATTCCGGCGAGCGGACCGTTCCAGGTGCTGCGCGCGCTGCGCGTCCTGCGTGTCCTGCGGCTGATCTCCATCGTGCCGTCGCTGCGGCGGGTGATCGGCGGCCTGATCGCCGCCCTTCCCGGCATGGGCTCGATCATCATTCTGTTGTTCATGCTGTTCTACGTCTCGGCCGTCATGGCGACCAAGCTCTATGGCGCAACGTTTCCCGATTGGTTCGGCAGTCTCGGCGCGTCGACCTATTCGCTCTTCCAGATCATGACGCTCGAAAGCTGGTCCATGGGCATCGTTCGGCCGGTGATGGAGGTGCACCCCTATGCCTGGCTGTTCTTCGTGCCCTTCATCCTGCTCAGCACCTATTCGGTCCTGAACCTCTTCATCGGTGTCATTGTTTCGGCGATGCAGGAGCAGAGCATGGCCGATACCGACGCGGACCTGAAAACGCTACACATCGACAACGCCGATCTGCTGCGCGAGATGCAGGCCCTTCGTTCCGAAATCGCGGCACTCCGGACCGAGAGGCCCGCAAACGGCGCCTGA
- a CDS encoding beta strand repeat-containing protein gives MTSIISSLSITQIKALSTATIANFTSDDVAALSTSQVAALSSTQVGALQTDDFDGLSSSQLGALSSVAVRGLTMDQLAVIDSAKMVGLSSRVLGALTSAQVTALSSEQFDALSTAQLTALGSLALAGLEAEDIGTLTSAELSVLSTRALAGLSSASFAALNSDQISGLTTAQIASLSTTVIASLTSAQIDGLTSLQISALTSRQIPALSTDNLASFSTDQIVALNSRSVAVLKSTQVEALTTDQISVLTTSQLASLSSVAVKGLGADDIDTLTSDGVAALASRSLAALSTDAFASLDSTQLAGLTAAKIGALGTAQIATLTSDQADGLSTAQLAGLTSAQMKALTTDALASLSTDQVAGLSSRVIAVLTSDKVAALSSDQVAALTTSQLAALSSAAVKGLEAEDVGTFSSTELAALNSRSLAALSTDNVAVLTSEQLTALSSVQIAALTTAQVAVLDSDQIDGLSTAQVAALSSAQVVALGTDNVVSLSTDQVAALSSRAVAALTTAQLSAMTSDQIEALSSAQISALTSSDLAALSSEDIATFTTAEFATLSSAAIRGITSAVIGELSTDLIAAINTRAMMALDSTQIAAMTSDQIGALSTSQLSAISSTAARALETEDLATFDSADLAALQSRSLAALSSDKFTSFTSDQLVGLTSAQIAALSTAIIGTLSSDQLDGFTTAQIATLSSVQLGALTTDAVASLSTDQLGAISTRAIASLKSAQLNVLSSAQFDALSTAQLASLTSAAVRGLNSDAIGTLTSAEIAVLNSRAIAALSTDNIALLDSAQVSGLTSGQVAALTTAQVGTLDSDQLDGMATDVVALLSSAQVRALTTDALASLSTDQVAVLNTRAVAALGSDAIAALSSDQIGVLSTAQLAALTSAAVAGLTTEDLDAFASTDLAALNSRALASLSTDNFASLDSTQLSGLTTSQVTSLTTAQVATLISDQLDGLTTALVAMLSSSQVRALTTDALASLSTDQVAVLNTRAVSALGSDAVAALSSDQIGVLSTAQLAALSTAAVAGLTTEDLDGLESTDLAAMNSRAIAALSTENIASLDSLQLSGLTTSQVAALTTAQVGALDSTQIDGLTAAQAGVLSSLQILALSTDNIASLSTDQVAALNSRAVGALTSEQLDALSTDQVLALTSGQIAALSSADLAALSAADIATFSTDEIAVISSAAISGLSTDAIAGLDTDQVAAISSRAVASLTASQVGVLDTAQFAALSTVQLSQLSSAAVAGIATEDLATLDSAELAVLQTRTLAALSTENFAALDSAQLSGLTTAQVAALTTAQIATLNSTTVAGLSSAQISAMKSTQIASLSTDSLAALTSDQLPGLATAGIASLTSDKIAALTSSQFDYLSTAQLGAISSAGIAGLSTEDVATFAPTDVAALNSRALAAMSTENFAALDSTQLAGLTTAQIAAVTTAQIGVLTTDDIDGLNTLQVSALTSAQVAAMSTDNLASFSTDQVAALGTRVFASLTSNQVTALTSEQIGVLSSGQLAALSTAAISGLETEDMATFSSTELGLLSTRTIAALSTDNFAELTSEQLAGLTSGQVAALTSAQVETLTSDQIDGFSTAQIAALTSTQARSLSTDGLVSFSTDQIAALGSRTVGALSTDQLVAMTTDQIEALTSTQVAALNSASISALGSEDLVEFSIEDIAAISTAAIAGLSTDDIGDLTSDQIQAITTAQIQAMNAAQVEAIVAAYQAL, from the coding sequence ATGACTTCGATTATCTCTTCTTTGAGCATTACCCAGATCAAGGCGCTGTCCACTGCGACGATCGCTAACTTCACAAGCGACGACGTTGCTGCCCTCAGCACCTCTCAGGTTGCGGCACTCTCGTCGACCCAGGTCGGCGCTCTGCAGACAGACGACTTCGACGGTCTCAGCTCCAGCCAGCTCGGCGCCCTTTCGAGCGTCGCTGTCCGCGGTCTGACGATGGATCAGCTCGCCGTCATCGACAGCGCCAAGATGGTCGGGCTCAGCAGCCGCGTCCTCGGCGCCCTGACATCCGCGCAAGTGACCGCGCTGAGCTCCGAGCAGTTCGACGCACTGTCCACCGCCCAGCTCACGGCGCTCGGAAGCCTGGCGCTCGCCGGCCTCGAGGCCGAAGACATCGGAACGCTGACCTCCGCCGAACTGTCGGTGCTCAGCACCCGCGCACTCGCCGGATTGTCGAGCGCCAGCTTCGCTGCCCTCAACAGTGATCAGATTTCCGGCCTGACCACCGCGCAGATCGCATCCCTTTCGACCACTGTCATCGCCAGCCTCACTTCCGCACAGATTGACGGTCTGACCTCGCTGCAGATCTCGGCGCTCACTTCGCGCCAGATCCCGGCCCTCTCGACCGACAATCTCGCTTCCTTCTCGACCGACCAGATCGTGGCCCTCAACAGCCGCTCTGTCGCAGTCCTGAAGTCGACCCAGGTCGAAGCGCTGACAACCGACCAGATCAGCGTACTGACGACCAGCCAGCTCGCGTCCCTCAGCTCCGTCGCCGTCAAGGGCCTCGGCGCCGACGACATCGACACGCTGACTTCGGACGGCGTGGCCGCTCTCGCATCGCGCAGCCTGGCTGCCCTTTCGACCGACGCTTTCGCATCGCTCGACTCGACCCAGCTTGCCGGCCTGACTGCCGCCAAGATCGGCGCTCTCGGCACTGCCCAGATCGCCACGCTGACCTCGGATCAGGCAGACGGCCTGAGCACGGCTCAGCTCGCCGGCCTGACCAGCGCCCAGATGAAGGCCCTGACCACCGATGCACTGGCATCGCTTTCCACCGATCAGGTCGCAGGCCTGAGCAGCCGTGTGATCGCAGTCCTGACATCCGACAAGGTCGCCGCACTCAGCAGCGACCAGGTTGCGGCCCTCACCACCTCGCAGCTCGCAGCCCTCAGCTCGGCCGCAGTGAAGGGCCTCGAAGCTGAAGATGTCGGCACATTCTCATCGACAGAGCTCGCAGCGCTCAACTCCCGCTCGCTGGCCGCCCTGTCGACCGACAACGTCGCTGTCCTGACATCCGAGCAGCTGACGGCTCTCTCCAGCGTTCAGATCGCTGCCCTGACCACCGCTCAGGTTGCCGTCCTCGACAGCGACCAGATCGACGGCCTGAGCACGGCCCAGGTTGCGGCTCTGAGCTCTGCCCAGGTGGTCGCGCTCGGAACCGACAATGTGGTTTCGCTGTCGACCGATCAGGTTGCCGCTCTCAGCAGCCGCGCCGTTGCCGCCTTGACGACCGCTCAGCTGAGCGCGATGACGAGCGATCAGATTGAGGCTCTGTCTTCCGCCCAGATCTCGGCCCTGACGTCCAGCGACCTCGCTGCCCTGTCGTCCGAGGATATCGCAACCTTCACCACCGCCGAGTTCGCAACGCTGAGCTCTGCTGCCATCCGTGGCATCACCTCCGCCGTGATCGGCGAATTGTCGACCGACCTCATTGCCGCGATCAATACGCGGGCCATGATGGCTCTCGACAGCACCCAGATCGCCGCGATGACGTCCGATCAGATCGGCGCATTGTCGACATCCCAGCTGAGCGCCATCAGCTCGACGGCAGCCCGAGCCCTTGAGACCGAAGATCTCGCAACCTTCGACTCGGCTGACCTCGCTGCCCTGCAGTCCCGCTCGCTGGCTGCCCTTTCGAGCGACAAGTTCACATCGTTCACCTCGGACCAGCTCGTCGGATTGACATCGGCGCAGATCGCGGCGCTGTCCACGGCCATCATCGGCACGCTCAGCAGCGACCAGCTCGATGGCTTCACGACCGCCCAGATCGCCACGCTCTCCTCAGTCCAGCTCGGCGCCCTGACCACCGATGCAGTTGCCTCTCTCAGCACCGATCAGCTGGGTGCGATCAGCACGCGCGCCATCGCCTCGCTGAAGTCTGCGCAGCTGAACGTCCTCAGCTCGGCACAGTTCGACGCACTTTCGACCGCCCAGCTGGCATCCCTGACCTCGGCTGCGGTTCGCGGTCTCAACAGCGACGCCATCGGCACGCTGACCTCCGCCGAAATCGCGGTTCTCAACAGTCGGGCAATCGCAGCCCTGTCGACCGACAACATCGCCCTGCTCGACTCGGCACAGGTCTCCGGTCTCACGTCCGGCCAGGTTGCGGCCTTGACGACCGCACAGGTCGGCACGCTCGATAGCGATCAGCTGGATGGCATGGCCACCGATGTCGTCGCTCTGCTTTCCAGCGCGCAGGTCCGCGCGCTGACCACGGATGCTCTGGCATCGCTCTCCACAGATCAGGTAGCTGTCCTCAACACGCGCGCCGTTGCAGCGCTCGGGTCTGATGCGATTGCCGCGCTCTCGTCCGACCAGATCGGTGTGCTGTCGACGGCACAGCTCGCTGCCCTCACGAGTGCCGCAGTCGCCGGCCTGACGACCGAAGACCTCGATGCCTTTGCATCGACGGACCTCGCGGCGCTCAACTCCCGGGCTCTCGCTTCGCTCTCGACGGACAACTTTGCTTCCCTCGACTCGACCCAGCTCTCCGGTCTGACGACCAGCCAGGTTACGTCGCTTACCACTGCACAGGTCGCAACGCTGATCAGCGACCAGCTAGATGGCCTGACGACCGCACTGGTCGCCATGCTCTCCAGCTCGCAGGTCCGCGCTCTGACCACCGACGCGCTGGCTTCGCTTTCGACCGATCAGGTGGCTGTGCTCAATACCCGCGCCGTCTCCGCACTCGGTTCTGACGCGGTTGCCGCCCTCTCGTCCGATCAGATCGGCGTCCTGAGCACGGCCCAGCTTGCAGCCCTCTCGACTGCCGCTGTCGCGGGTCTCACGACGGAGGATCTCGACGGACTGGAATCGACGGACCTCGCGGCGATGAATTCGCGGGCAATCGCAGCCCTCTCGACCGAGAACATCGCATCGCTCGACAGCCTGCAGCTCTCCGGCCTGACGACCTCCCAGGTCGCTGCGCTGACGACTGCCCAGGTCGGCGCGCTCGACTCAACCCAGATCGATGGCCTGACGGCCGCCCAGGCGGGCGTCCTCAGCTCCCTGCAGATCCTGGCCCTGTCGACTGACAACATTGCCTCGCTCTCGACGGATCAGGTGGCGGCGCTCAACTCCCGCGCTGTCGGTGCGCTGACGTCCGAACAGCTCGATGCACTGAGCACCGATCAGGTTCTGGCGCTGACCTCCGGTCAGATCGCGGCCCTCAGCTCTGCTGACCTCGCCGCCCTTTCCGCCGCCGATATCGCCACGTTCTCGACGGACGAGATCGCGGTGATCTCGTCGGCAGCCATCAGCGGCCTGTCTACGGATGCCATTGCCGGGCTCGACACCGATCAGGTCGCGGCCATTTCCAGCCGCGCCGTCGCATCGCTGACGGCCAGCCAGGTCGGGGTGCTCGATACGGCGCAGTTCGCAGCCCTCTCGACGGTCCAGCTCTCGCAGCTGAGCTCTGCCGCGGTGGCTGGCATTGCAACCGAAGATCTTGCGACGCTCGACTCTGCTGAACTCGCGGTTCTCCAGACCCGAACGCTGGCTGCCCTCAGCACCGAGAACTTCGCCGCTCTCGACTCGGCACAGCTCTCCGGGCTGACGACTGCCCAGGTCGCAGCACTGACGACGGCACAGATCGCCACGCTCAACAGCACGACGGTCGCCGGTCTGAGTTCTGCCCAGATCTCCGCCATGAAGTCGACGCAGATTGCTTCTCTGTCGACCGATAGCCTCGCAGCACTGACCTCGGATCAGCTGCCGGGCCTGGCAACGGCCGGTATCGCCAGCCTGACCTCTGACAAGATCGCTGCGCTGACGTCCAGCCAGTTCGACTATCTCTCGACAGCGCAGCTCGGAGCGATCAGCTCTGCGGGCATTGCGGGTCTTTCGACCGAAGATGTCGCGACATTCGCGCCGACCGACGTCGCAGCCCTCAATTCCCGGGCTTTGGCTGCCATGTCGACCGAGAACTTCGCCGCACTCGACTCGACCCAGCTCGCTGGTCTGACCACCGCCCAGATCGCCGCCGTTACCACGGCGCAGATCGGGGTGCTGACCACGGACGACATCGACGGTCTCAACACGCTGCAGGTCAGCGCATTGACGAGTGCCCAGGTCGCTGCCATGTCGACCGACAACCTCGCATCGTTCTCGACCGATCAGGTCGCGGCCCTTGGAACGCGGGTCTTTGCAAGCCTGACCTCCAATCAGGTGACGGCACTGACCTCCGAGCAGATCGGGGTGCTCTCCAGCGGTCAGCTCGCAGCGCTCAGCACGGCTGCCATCTCCGGTCTTGAAACCGAAGACATGGCGACCTTCAGCTCGACGGAACTCGGCTTGCTGAGCACGAGAACCATCGCGGCACTGTCGACCGACAACTTCGCCGAACTCACCTCGGAACAGCTCGCCGGCCTCACATCGGGCCAAGTGGCTGCGCTGACATCCGCCCAGGTTGAGACCCTGACCTCCGACCAGATCGACGGTTTCTCGACCGCCCAGATCGCGGCGCTGACATCGACGCAGGCGAGAAGCCTCTCGACCGACGGTCTGGTGTCCTTCTCGACGGATCAGATTGCGGCACTCGGTTCGCGGACCGTTGGCGCTCTCTCGACCGACCAGCTGGTCGCCATGACCACGGACCAGATCGAGGCCCTGACCTCGACCCAGGTCGCGGCGCTGAACTCTGCTTCGATCAGTGCACTGGGGAGCGAAGACCTGGTCGAGTTCTCGATCGAGGACATCGCCGCCATCAGCACAGCCGCCATCGCCGGTCTGTCGACCGACGACATCGGTGACCTGACCAGCGACCAGATCCAGGCGATCACCACCGCCCAGATCCAGGCGATGAATGCGGCCCAGGTCGAAGCCATCGTCGCCGCCTACCAGGCCCTCTAA
- a CDS encoding O-linked N-acetylglucosamine transferase, SPINDLY family protein has translation MVIHTAFAPEQNAQLSAATDKARRQKLSLLEVLQLAEQWGAAGQAALSAELYKTWTAFNDQSPLLHLAFFNYSVILKQLGDTPGAINALKAALKASPLMGQAHINLGRTYEDCGLGAQAIQQWRNYVDATAEITPDKSVHRLMALQHIGRVMEGAGLLEEAETALWQAIELRPDKPEAGQHWISVRQHQCRWPVVQGSEFVTKRQMLDSISPLPLACYADDPLFQMAKAYRYYKMLAGRPEPAHLNKPEPRKKTGTDQRLRIGYVSSDLRDHAVGFALSEVLELHDKSSVEVYAYYIGEARSNDATQTRMKAVIDVWRDVTAMSDFEAARQIMADEIDVLIDVNGYTKLARTKIFSYRPAPVIVNFCGYPGTMASPVHQYIISDEQIIPPGNEIYYTEKVLHIPCDQPVDRKRVIGPRPTRADVGLPEDAFVFACFNGMQKITAAVFTRWMAILTATPGSVLWLLGGSDTVNQRLRDLATSAGVDAARLYFASKVPNPNHLARIAIADLFLDTFPYGAHSTASDALTMGLPVLTIPGKTFASRFCSSIVKSAGIPELICATPDDYVRKAITLAKDKAALGQIRASLQAQRDTCALRDIPRLVRRLEELYWQMQDERERGETPVPDLSNMDMYYEIGAEVMLAEVEFEDEAAYRKRYRDRIADWHAFHPVPSDTRLWQSQDA, from the coding sequence ATGGTGATACATACAGCATTCGCCCCGGAGCAGAACGCACAGCTTTCAGCAGCAACAGACAAGGCAAGACGCCAGAAGCTCTCCCTGCTCGAAGTTCTGCAACTCGCAGAGCAGTGGGGCGCCGCAGGGCAGGCAGCCCTCTCCGCCGAGCTCTACAAGACCTGGACCGCTTTCAACGACCAGAGCCCGCTGCTCCACCTCGCCTTCTTCAACTATTCTGTCATCCTGAAGCAACTCGGTGACACGCCCGGCGCTATCAACGCCCTCAAGGCGGCCCTGAAGGCCTCTCCATTGATGGGTCAGGCGCATATCAATCTCGGCCGAACCTATGAGGATTGCGGACTGGGCGCCCAGGCAATCCAGCAGTGGCGCAATTACGTCGACGCGACCGCGGAAATCACCCCCGACAAATCCGTCCACCGCCTGATGGCACTGCAGCACATCGGACGCGTGATGGAAGGCGCAGGGCTCCTTGAAGAGGCCGAGACCGCGTTGTGGCAGGCGATTGAACTGAGGCCCGACAAGCCGGAGGCAGGCCAGCACTGGATTTCGGTGCGCCAGCATCAGTGCCGGTGGCCGGTGGTCCAGGGTTCGGAATTCGTCACGAAGCGCCAGATGCTCGATTCGATTTCGCCGCTTCCGCTGGCTTGCTATGCAGACGATCCCCTGTTCCAGATGGCAAAGGCCTATCGCTACTACAAGATGCTCGCCGGCCGGCCTGAGCCCGCACATCTCAACAAGCCGGAACCGCGCAAGAAAACCGGCACCGACCAGCGTCTGCGCATCGGTTATGTCTCCTCGGACCTCCGTGACCACGCAGTCGGCTTCGCGCTCAGCGAAGTGCTGGAGCTGCACGACAAGTCTTCGGTCGAGGTCTATGCCTATTACATCGGCGAGGCCCGCAGCAACGACGCGACCCAGACCCGCATGAAAGCGGTCATCGATGTCTGGCGCGACGTCACCGCCATGTCCGACTTCGAGGCAGCTCGGCAGATCATGGCCGACGAGATCGACGTGCTGATCGACGTCAACGGCTATACCAAGCTGGCCCGCACGAAGATCTTCTCCTACCGCCCGGCCCCTGTCATCGTGAACTTCTGCGGCTATCCAGGCACCATGGCGAGCCCGGTCCACCAGTACATCATCTCCGACGAGCAGATCATCCCGCCCGGCAACGAGATCTACTACACCGAGAAGGTTCTCCATATCCCCTGCGATCAGCCGGTCGACCGCAAGCGCGTCATCGGACCGCGCCCGACCCGGGCGGATGTGGGCCTGCCCGAGGATGCCTTCGTCTTCGCCTGCTTCAACGGCATGCAGAAGATCACCGCAGCCGTCTTCACGCGCTGGATGGCCATTCTGACCGCTACGCCCGGCAGCGTTCTCTGGCTACTCGGGGGATCGGACACCGTAAACCAGCGCCTGCGCGATCTGGCGACCTCGGCGGGTGTCGATGCCGCACGGCTCTACTTTGCCTCCAAGGTGCCGAACCCGAACCACCTGGCACGCATCGCGATCGCCGATCTCTTCCTCGACACCTTCCCCTACGGCGCCCATTCAACGGCATCGGATGCGCTGACCATGGGTCTTCCGGTCCTCACCATTCCCGGCAAGACCTTTGCGTCCCGCTTCTGCAGCAGCATTGTGAAATCGGCTGGCATTCCCGAACTGATCTGCGCGACACCGGACGACTATGTGAGGAAGGCGATCACACTGGCGAAGGACAAGGCCGCGCTCGGCCAGATTCGAGCCTCGCTGCAGGCCCAGCGCGACACCTGCGCCTTGCGTGACATCCCTCGCCTCGTACGCCGCCTGGAAGAACTCTACTGGCAAATGCAGGACGAGCGCGAGCGTGGAGAAACGCCGGTTCCAGATCTTTCCAACATGGATATGTACTACGAGATCGGCGCCGAGGTCATGCTGGCGGAAGTCGAGTTCGAAGACGAGGCTGCCTATCGCAAGCGCTACCGGGACCGGATTGCCGACTGGCATGCGTTTCACCCGGTCCCATCAGACACGCGCCTCTGGCAGTCGCAGGACGCATGA
- the glf gene encoding UDP-galactopyranose mutase, with the protein MTAQGQKIGIVGAGLSGAVIARELAEAGFEVEVFDTRPHIGGNCHTERDADTGVMVHIYGPHIFHTDDAEVWDYVNGYQTFLPYKNRVKTTSQGQVYSLPVNLHTINQFFGKTFRPEEARAFIEEQADKTITDPQTFEEQALRFVGRDLYEAFFKGYTEKQWGCSPTDLPASILKRLPVRFNYDDNYFFHKFQGMPENGYTDMIAKIFDHPKIKVTLGQHFDPRARHDYAHLFYSGPLDGYFGYEFGRLGYRTLDFERFTYQGDYQGCAVMNYGDASVPYTRITEHKHFSPWESHEGSVCYREFSRECGEEDIPYYPIRLVDEKAQLADYVTRAKEEKAVTFVGRLATYRYLDMDVTIREALDTARLFLAKAKDAAAMPAFVHSPL; encoded by the coding sequence GTGACGGCACAGGGTCAGAAAATCGGTATCGTCGGCGCAGGCCTGTCCGGCGCCGTGATTGCGCGCGAACTGGCTGAGGCCGGCTTCGAGGTGGAGGTCTTCGACACGCGCCCGCATATCGGCGGCAATTGCCACACGGAACGCGATGCCGACACCGGCGTCATGGTCCACATCTACGGCCCGCACATTTTCCACACCGATGACGCGGAAGTCTGGGATTACGTCAACGGCTACCAGACTTTCCTGCCCTACAAGAACCGGGTGAAGACCACGAGCCAAGGCCAGGTCTATTCGCTGCCGGTCAACCTGCACACGATCAACCAGTTCTTCGGCAAGACCTTCCGCCCGGAAGAGGCCCGTGCCTTCATCGAGGAACAGGCCGACAAGACCATAACCGATCCGCAAACCTTCGAGGAACAGGCACTGCGCTTCGTCGGCCGCGACCTCTATGAGGCCTTCTTCAAGGGCTATACCGAAAAGCAATGGGGCTGCTCACCGACCGACCTGCCGGCCTCGATCCTGAAGCGTCTTCCCGTGCGCTTCAACTATGACGACAACTATTTCTTCCACAAATTCCAGGGCATGCCGGAAAACGGCTATACCGACATGATCGCAAAAATCTTCGACCATCCGAAGATCAAGGTGACACTCGGCCAGCATTTCGATCCGCGCGCGCGCCATGACTATGCGCACCTCTTCTATTCCGGCCCGCTCGACGGCTATTTCGGCTATGAATTCGGCCGCCTCGGCTATCGCACGCTCGATTTCGAGCGTTTCACCTATCAGGGCGATTATCAGGGCTGTGCGGTAATGAACTACGGCGACGCGTCCGTACCTTATACCCGCATCACCGAGCACAAGCACTTCTCGCCGTGGGAAAGCCATGAGGGCTCGGTCTGCTACCGCGAATTCTCCCGCGAATGCGGTGAGGAGGACATTCCCTATTACCCGATCCGTCTGGTCGACGAGAAGGCGCAGCTGGCCGATTACGTCACCCGTGCCAAGGAAGAAAAGGCCGTCACCTTTGTCGGCCGGCTTGCAACCTACCGCTATCTGGACATGGACGTGACGATCCGCGAAGCACTGGATACGGCGCGCCTGTTCCTCGCCAAGGCAAAGGATGCGGCAGCCATGCCCGCCTTCGTCCATTCTCCGCTCTAA
- the galE gene encoding UDP-glucose 4-epimerase GalE — protein sequence MTATPILVVGGAGYIGSHTCLALSERGYLPVVYDNFTSGHPEFVKWGPAEQGDIRDKARLREVLAKYQPKAAMHFAGLIEVGQSFKEPEHFYDVNVSGTLSLLQALSDADIRNFVFSSTCATYGAPEYLPLDEKHGQKPINPYGRTKHIVEQALGDLNLCGRMKSVMLRYFNAAGADFEGRIGEWHSPETHAIPLAIDTALGRREFFSIFGEDYDTRDGTCIRDYIHVNDLADAHVRAVEYLLNGGETIAINLGTGNGTTVKELIAAIETVSGRPMPIKRTERRAGDPPGLVASNTLAREVLGWDPKHGIDDIIRSAWKWHSTFNGHSD from the coding sequence ATGACTGCGACACCCATCCTTGTTGTCGGCGGCGCCGGCTATATCGGCTCCCACACCTGCCTCGCGCTCTCCGAGCGTGGCTACCTGCCTGTTGTCTACGACAACTTCACCTCCGGCCATCCGGAATTCGTCAAATGGGGCCCGGCCGAACAGGGTGACATCAGAGACAAGGCCCGGCTCAGGGAAGTGCTCGCCAAGTACCAGCCAAAGGCCGCCATGCATTTCGCCGGCCTGATCGAGGTCGGCCAATCCTTCAAGGAGCCGGAGCATTTCTACGACGTCAATGTTTCAGGCACGCTGAGCCTGTTGCAGGCCCTGAGCGACGCCGACATCCGGAACTTCGTCTTCTCCTCGACCTGCGCCACCTATGGCGCACCGGAATATCTGCCGCTCGACGAGAAGCACGGCCAGAAGCCGATCAACCCTTACGGCCGCACCAAGCACATTGTCGAGCAGGCGCTGGGCGACCTCAACCTCTGCGGCCGCATGAAATCCGTGATGCTGCGCTACTTCAATGCTGCCGGCGCCGATTTCGAAGGCCGCATCGGCGAGTGGCACTCGCCCGAGACCCATGCCATTCCGCTCGCCATCGATACAGCCCTTGGAAGACGCGAATTCTTCTCGATCTTCGGCGAGGACTATGACACCCGCGACGGGACCTGCATTAGAGACTACATCCACGTCAACGATCTCGCCGACGCCCATGTGCGCGCCGTCGAGTATCTGCTGAACGGTGGCGAGACGATCGCCATCAATCTCGGCACCGGCAACGGCACCACCGTCAAGGAACTGATTGCGGCGATCGAAACCGTCTCCGGCCGCCCCATGCCGATCAAGCGCACCGAGCGCCGCGCGGGCGACCCGCCAGGCCTCGTCGCCAGCAATACGCTCGCCCGCGAAGTCCTCGGCTGGGACCCGAAGCATGGCATTGACGACATCATCCGCTCGGCCTGGAAATGGCATTCAACCTTCAATGGCCATTCCGACTGA